The following coding sequences are from one Diabrotica virgifera virgifera chromosome 2, PGI_DIABVI_V3a window:
- the LOC126880539 gene encoding uncharacterized protein LOC126880539, with protein sequence MNTFVSRKGSPGMFYAQAETAVNNRSFMGIELYVKSKEGPINAVVFYDHLAQSIEKRVLSGDDAVLANCARIVDKSAWLKNIKDNTFGERDIEALAVRLQVNKREAIKSFREYVFDNCRNLGENCENNSYPENLLRLTTALKTIPISSSECERGFSQMNLIITDDRVSLLTKTVSSLMFVKLNGPPLTRFEPSKYVNSWLLRGRHSALDTNSTERAEKRLMTKSSPNFGQFYKLQVIKFIAFFLVKCSYDLKTYTD encoded by the coding sequence ATGAACACGTTTGTTTCTCGAAAAGGCAGTCCTGGAATGTTTTATGCGCAAGCTGAAACAGCTGTCAACAACAGAAGTTTTATGGGAATCGAACTGTATGTGAAATCTAAAGAAGGCCCCATCAATGCTGTTGTGTTTTATGACCACCTTGCTCAATCAATCGAAAAGAGGGTGCTTAGTGGAGACGATGCAGTGTTGGCCAATTGCGCCCGCATAGTTGACAAAAGCGCTTGGCTCAAAAACATTAAAGACAATACTTTTGGGGAAAGAGACATTGAAGCGCTCGCAGTTCGTCTACAAGTGAACAAACGAGAGGCAATTAAATCCTTCAGAGAATATGTTTTTGACAATTGTAGAAATTTGGGGGAAAATTGTGAGAACAATAGCTACCCAGAAAATTTGCTACGTTTGACAACAGCTTTAAAGACAATACCAATATCTTCCAGTGAGTGTGAAAGGGGATTTTCCCAAATGAACCTGATAATTACTGATGACAGAGTTTCCCTACTCACAAAAACTGTTTCTTCATTAATGTTTGTGAAGTTAAACGGCCCACCTCTTACTCGATTTGAACCCTCGAAGTACGTGAATTCGTGGCTGCTTCGGGGACGGCACTCAGCATTGGACACAAACAGCACGGAAAGAGCAGAGAAGAGACTTATGACAAAATCGTCTCCAAACTTTGGACAGTTCTATAAACTGCAAGTTATCAAATTTATTGCTTTCTTTCTTGTAAAATGTAGCTATGATCTAAAAACTTACACTGATTAA